One window of the Triticum dicoccoides isolate Atlit2015 ecotype Zavitan chromosome 3B, WEW_v2.0, whole genome shotgun sequence genome contains the following:
- the LOC119280882 gene encoding subtilisin-chymotrypsin inhibitor-2A-like — MSSSDDACGKKASWPELVGKSIEEAKKIIMKDRPDVKIIEVFPVGTAVTEDFRPDRVRIFVDTVAETPRIG, encoded by the coding sequence ATGAGCTCCTCGGACGACGCCTGCGGCAAGAAGGCGTCGTGGCCGGAGCTGGTTGGCAAGTCCAtcgaggaggccaagaagatcatcaTGAAGGACAGGCCGGATGTGAAGATCATCGAGGTCTTCCCGGTCGGCACCGCCGTGACCGAGGACTTCAGGCCCGACCGTGTCCGCATCTTCGTCGACACCGTCGCGGAGACCCCCCGCATTGGCTAG